A single Brienomyrus brachyistius isolate T26 chromosome 11, BBRACH_0.4, whole genome shotgun sequence DNA region contains:
- the LOC125704135 gene encoding uncharacterized protein LOC125704135, producing the protein MRKLHSTLKNWAVQEKGSCRNALPTHLLAWSPAARPLPSCLSNHQSPFLCPATRLLPAAHPLAALPPPATYPSPAAQPPTSHPLAAQPAIRRPLPSHLPTRKPPIHSLLLSRLLPTVQPLAQPPAAFPLPSCPSSASCHPIVALLLPAAYPSPAEQPPAIHPPAAQLPIQHPLPSRLPATHPQPSHPPTAQPPTSHPPAAQPPTHCPAASPLPSRQSAAQPPTSPQSVAQPPTRCPATYQPPTRCPATHPLPSRQSAAQPPLPIHRPLPNHPPSIHRPPSYPSNTHCPVTCPPSSCPSTVCCLGARCLPSASRPPAAQPPIHCPADYQPPVRCPAACQPAIRCPATSPLPSRLPAASPLPSRQFAAQPSASQPSAAQLPTSRLPATHPLPSHQSAAQPSTSRP; encoded by the exons ATGCGCAAGCTGCACAGCACACTGAAGAACTGGGCAGTACAAGAAAAAGGCAGCTGCAGAAACGCG TTGCCTACCCACCTGTTGGCCTGGTCACCAGCTGCCCGCCCGCTGCCCAGCTGCCTGTCCAACCACCAGTCGCCCTTCCTCTGCCCAGCCACCCGTCTGCTGCCAGCTGCCCACCCTCTAGCTGCCCTCCCGCCGCCAGCCACCTATCCATCACCCGCTGCCCAGCCACCCACCAGCCATCCACTGGCCGCCCAGCCAGCCATCCGCCGCCCACTGCCCAGCCATCTGCCCACCCGCAAGCCGCCTATCCACAGTCTGCTGCTTAGCCGCCTACTGCCCACTGTCCAGCCACTTGCCCAACCTCCAGCCGCCTTTCCACTGCCCAGCTGCCCATCCTCTGCCAGCTGCCACCCCATAGTTGCCCTCCTACTGCCAGCCGCCTATCCATCGCCCGCTGAGCAACCACCCGCCATCCATCCACCGGCCGCCCAGCTACCCATCCAACACCCACTGCCCAGCCGCCTACCAGCCACCCACCCGCAGCCCAGCCACCCACCCACTGCCCAGCCACCTACCAGCCACCCACCCGCTGCCCAGCCACCCACCCACTGCCCAGCCGCCAGTCCGCTGCCCAGCCGCCAGTCCGCTGCCCAGCCGCCTACCAGCCCCCAGTCCGTTGCCCAGCCACCCACCCGCTGCCCAGCCACCTACCAGCCACCCACCCGCTGTCCAGCCACCCACCCGCTGCCCAGCCGCCAGTCCGCTGCCCAGCCGCCA CTGCCTATCCATCGCCCGCTGCCCAACCACCCGCCATCCATCCACCGGCCACCCAGCTACCCATCCAACACCCACTGCCCAGTCACCTGCCCACCCTCAAGCTGCCCATCCACGGTCTGCTGCCTAGGCGCTCGCTGCCTCCCGTCTGCCAGCCGGCCACCCGCTGCCCAGCCACCAATCCACTGCCCAGCCGACTACCAGCCGCCAGTCCGCTGCCCAGCCGCCTGCCAGCCAGCCATCCGCTGCCCAGCCACCAGTCCGCTGCCCAGCCGCCTACCAGCCGCCAGTCCGCTGCCCAGCCGCCAGTTCGCTGCCCAGCCGTCTGCCAGCCAGCCATCCGCTGCCCAGCTGCCTACCAGCCGCCTGCCAGCCACTCACCCGCTGCCCAGCCACCAGTCCGCTGCCCAGCCGTCTACCAGCCGCCCGTGA